A genomic window from Henningerozyma blattae CBS 6284 chromosome 3, complete genome includes:
- the YIP5 gene encoding Yip5p (similar to Saccharomyces cerevisiae YIP5 (YGL161C); ancestral locus Anc_8.110) codes for MNSNSRDSFEVDDGLEGVDDFMNEPNPFDDDQAIIPDTDEPVGIFKKDSAVISTIAEANIFKEGNNMESPPPYADPIPSGNINNSENINDITTPSDINSNANNLGELSPSLLNYYAKFFLLTSDEFKTRVYQSISIKNPVTSDLEQVPTTENGTSDISISYKCDLYGPVWMTASVVMTKFVTSGFINVLMNDLIKGEKYSDLTDRNNQFLGLVHSIWLFYGYTFLISVLIFYFITKTTSITNTTNNNDASDHYLNTRTIKKISSPVEVISIYGYSNINWIPICIIMDILEIFRSKKAVLIAKCITITIGGIKSGFTLFKNINNSSTVDRMSYTLILLLSLHALFCISIMFLMW; via the coding sequence ATGAATTCTAATAGTCGTGATTCTTTTGAAGTCGATGATGGCTTAGAAGGGGTTGACGATTTTATGAACGAACCAAATCCATTCGATGATGATCAAGCCATTATTCCTGATACCGATGAACCAGTTGGCATTTTTAAGAAAGATTCTGCCGTAATTAGTACCATTGCAGAAGCTAACATATTTAAGGAAGGTAATAATATGGAATCCCCACCACCGTACGCCGACCCTATTCCATCTGGGAACATTAACAATTCTGAAAACATAAATGATATTACAACACCAAGTGATATAAACTCTAatgctaataatttagGAGAGCTATCACCCTCtcttctaaattattatgcgaaattttttttattaacgTCAGATGAGTTCAAAACCAGAGTTTACCAGAGCATTTCTATTAAGAACCCCGTCACTTCTGATCTTGAACAGGTACCAACAACTGAAAATGGAACTAgtgatatttcaatttcttacAAATGCGACTTATATGGTCCTGTTTGGATGACAGCATCGGTTGTAATGACTAAATTTGTTACCTCTGGATTTATTAATGTTTTAATGAATGATCTAATAAAAGgtgaaaaatattcagaCTTAACAGATAGAAACAACCAATTCTTAGGGTTAGTGCATTCTATTTGGCTGTTTTATGGatatacttttttaatttcagttttaatcttttattttattacaaaaacTACTTCTATCACTAATACAacgaataataatgatgccagtgatcattatttgaacaCTCGTactataaagaaaatttcaagTCCGGTTGAAGTTATATCAATTTATGGTTATTCTAATATCAATTGGATACCAATTTGTATTATCATGgatattttagaaatatttagatcGAAAAAGGCTGTTTTAATTGCTAAATGCATCACTATTACTATTGGTGGTATTAAATCTGGGTTTACATTgttcaaaaatataaacaataGTAGCACTGTTGATAGAATGAGCTATACCTTAATTTTACTACTTTCCTTACATGCATTGTTTTGTATATCAATTATGTTCTTAATGTGGTAA